Below is a genomic region from Osmia bicornis bicornis chromosome 3, iOsmBic2.1, whole genome shotgun sequence.
agcAGGGGAAGACGGCCTAGAAAACGAGGTCTGGATACATGGAGGAAGAAAGGTACTCACCAGAATCACAACACTGATAAACAAAGTATGGAAGGGAGAAGGAATGCCAAGGAGATGGAAAGTAGGTATAATTAGCCCTATATTTAAGAAGGGAGACAGGGATGATGTAAAGAATTACAGAGGGATAACGCTACTAAATACGGCATACAAGATATACGCGATGATTCTGGAGAACAGATTAAGTGCAGAActagaggaaaagaaaatcataccAGAGACGCAAGCAGGCttcagaaaagaaagaagcacAACggacaatatttttattctgaacTATGTGGTAAACagagaaatcaaagaaaaaagaggaaagctATATGCTTTCTTCGCAGATCTAACAGCGGCTTTCGATAAAGTAAACGGAAAAACTGAACAAGGTTATggaggaaaaaggaataaGTAACACTCTAAGAACGAGAATTAACGAAAACAAAGAAACAGAGAATAGGATAAGGGTTAATGGGAAGTATCTGAAAAGTTTTGGACGATGAAAGGATTAAGGCAAGGATGTCCACTAAGCCCTACCTTATTCTCGTTATACACGGCGGACCTTGAAGAGAAATCGAGAGAAGGACAAGCAGGAGGAATGGTGATCGGAAAAGAGAAGTTTTGGTCACTGTCGTACGCAGATGATGTCGTACTATTAGCAAAACATCCGCAGGACTTAAAGGAAATGATAAACAGAATGAAACGATACTTTGAAAGAAGAGAATTAATGCTAAATGCTGGAAAGTCgaagataataattttcaagaaaggaagaagtcagaagaaaaaggagatatGGAAATGGGGAGAAGAAGAATTAGAAGAAGTAAAAGACTTCAAATACTTAGGGTATCACTTCCAGAAAAACGGAGGAACGGAGATGCACTGGAGAGAAACAGCGAAAAAGGCGATGATAGTGATGAAGCAAACATGGGGAATAGGAGAAAGGAGATTCAAAAACAACTTTGAAAGAAGGATGAAGATCTACAGAAGTTTGGTGAAAAGCGTTATGATGTATGCAGCAGAGATATGGGGATGGAGCGAATCGGAGAGACTTGAAAAACTACATACAAAgtacatataaaataatttttaacaaaaaatacaaccgacttcgaaatgcactaaaaagtatgaaataatttctacttcatttatacaagtacccaacagctattaataaaccctatctactcgttaaatagtatactaaatacatttcaaccttttcggaggcggcgcaaaattaaaaatacccgaatatacgatgctactaataatgatttgataggttatcgacgcctgaatcttcctagcagaagaaaagtttttaattttacgccgcctccgaaaaggttgaaatatatttagtatactatttaacgagtaaataggttttattaatagctgttgggtacttgtataaatgaagtagaaattatttcatactttttagtgcatttcgaagtcggttgtattttttgttaaaaattattttatttcacactttttagtggaacgagcagtatttgtaggatgccgtaaggtggtttaccgttcttattggttaattgcaataacgatagtttttaacgataacaagttccatacaagttatcacaatagttattaacaataacaaattgcataaatttttgcaagtgagatatcgcggaaatatctcctgttagatgtgaaaggtttcatcgcaatcggtacatgccttgcagagtacacatgtacagggtgtcccagaactggggtaggagccgaagagggatgattggtgaggtcattctgaacaatgaattatgaattaaaaaaagaaagaaatagtagtatcgaattattgattactcatgaacaacgaatcctattacaccgacgtggtgccgatgcacttgatcacgaccacggttcgaacgcagagcatacccaacagtctcgtggttcggcccgcgctaaaggctggttcagacacggctagtagtttagtcgagtggggagtagctacttactactaaaccgtttagtgcatagaaaagtgtccggactagtacagttgagctttgaaagtcaagagttcaagatatatcccttgactaaagaaatgcgtccggacaggtctgtcccgaaggctagttagtggtggggcaagcctagttagtggtgggggaagcctactcgaccagcaaaatccaatgaaacggatcgactcgactaaaccgttttactaaactactcgactaaactccagtgtccatacactaaactactcgccactcgactaaactactagccgtgtctgaaccagccataagaaacagtagagaatcggcgactgcatgctgactcatacaccggtagagacacgtaggcatacgtagaattcaatgtagtagtaacaatagtttttcacgaatatcccGGAAACTaaactttccgttaattatgcataatgaaaaagttgttcagaatcatgtccccgacaacatattaaaaggtcattgaaatcgtccaatcttgacattaaaaacttcctgtattttgcaatcacaatgaaaaaatgaaaaattttttttcaatgggaccaatcggaagacataccctacaagatgcaaaaggtttcgttccgattggtccatccaccccggagtaatcggtgaacacacaaaaaaaaaaaaaaaaaaaaatacatactgatcgaattgagtaacctcctccttttcgaagtcggttaaaaaatgGGTATTAGGATTGGACTTCAATACACCAACATATATAGTAATGGATGAAACAAAGGAGGacaaaataagaatagaagCAGGCAGGAGAGCGGTGAGATACGAAGAAAAAACAAGGACGAAAGGAATTAACAAGATAATACTAGAATGCTGGAAAGAGGTAGATACAAAATGTGTGAGGAAAAGATCGAAATGGGAAGAACAGAGAAGACAATACTACGAAGAGAAAGGAATAGAAATAAAGGATGTCAAATCTAGATGCACGGGAGACCTGATGCTAGCAGAAAATCTATCACAGTTAGACAGAGCAGAACAGTGCCAATCATTTTATGACAGAATAGTAATAGGAAGGTATAACGGAAAATACAGAGGAATAAGGGAGGAAAACCGAGCTTATTATTTGAAAGCAGAATACAAAGGAAGGGACCAGTCAATGATTGCAAGATTCAGATGTGGGAATGAAGAAAGAGGCAACAGATactggaaaaagaaagaggacaACGTCTGTAGAATATGTGGATTAGGAGAGGAGACAATAGAACACTTGCTAGAAGAATGTAGGGAAGTGGAAAGGGATAATGATTTAACAAGGTGGAATATTTTGCAGGGTCAAGAACAGGGGAGAAAATGGATGAAGGAAATAAttcgaagaaagaaggagaTAGGCCACGGATAGAAGACCTGAAGCTCACGGACGATATTGTATTAAACTTAATGTACAtatcttataaaatattgtaggCGCACTCACGTGCCAAACCCCCTTTCAAAGCCGAAAGGCAAGAAATAAagctatctatctatctatctacgTTGAGGTTTACATACGTGTAACTTTTGAATGGATGAATTCATAAAGTTAAAACTTGTATTGTTAAATTTTTCTCGCCAAGTTCTATcagtgtatatatataaaagaaatcaatAATTTTGCATGTCTGAAAGTCAAGTTCaactttaaaatttaataaaggtCTGAAAATGTTAATAGGAATAACATAATTGAAAGGGTAGGAATACTTTTGCGACCTACTGTATTTCATTGGAAAGGATGAGACTTGCGCGTTGGTTGGCGTTCTGTTTGGCTTGCTTTTCGCCGAGGTGCAGCTAGCTTCATCAGTCACGTGGAGAACGTCCGCGGCTTCAGTTCGTTTCCGCTGTTCTCCGTTTTCTTTCGGTTCCTTCGGTTTCTGTTCTTCtgttttttaaccgacttcgaaaaggaggagattactcaattcgatcagtatatatttttgttcGGTGGTGTCGAGTGATatcaattcattgaaattaCTGCTGGTACTTGCAATACTGGTAACTCTGACAAAAGTAAGAAATTATCCAAATACCTATATGTGCTTTGATTATAATAGTTTTATATgcatttttattgcaatttttaatgTCTTACTGATCAGAGTAAGGTTACTATGATCGTTTAAAAAagatcttttatttaaattttaacacgttgaacgccGCGGGAACAACCACAACAAATTCAATATAATTgttgaattaaaagaaattaaagaaaattctgagtagcattagtattatattaatttcgtAAGACACCAAATGGAAAATTCAGATTGGAAAACAAAATGATTGTAACTTGAATAATTACAGTTATAGCGCACAGTAGTACACATGGCCCTTTTTACGACAGCATTTAAGGTGCTAACCCTTAGTTAGACGACAGACCATGGAAAGAAccacaatttaatttcaattaaattttaattgaattgaattttttatttcacattttctaaattttacactgttcttttaaaattattctcccaatatatgaaaccctttcgtttaaaagtaatacatttaactttaggttaatatccCGATATATGTTTTATAAGTTTGAATCACGATTGATCTAGGCTTTCCAAGAATGAATTTgggaaaatacatttaaacaTTCACAcatttattatacattttaacATTCTACACCAGATTTTATTTGCTGTGTGatttgatatttataaattgtgTGACTTGGTGCAAGAAGTGCCAATGtcataattttgcaaaaattagttaaattccGTATTTAGTTTGTAAACAATTGCatattctatataaaaatgACAATTTTACATTCTATCTAGAAATGACTATATGTATAATGGCATTTGTATATGTAAATGTTAAAAGTCTTCataaaataacattatttaataaagtgatatttttttttgtaaaagcACAAATAGCATAAGCTTTAATTCTTTGCTTTtgtaatagaaaagaaatttaaaacaaCGGAAACTTATGGGtcagaaattatttgaatatattttaaagtGCTAAAGGAAATATGCAATTTcaaaaatcattaataatatACGACCGTAATAATTTGCGACcgtcaaattatttaaataaaattcttttaattgtaaaaaatgattgttatatttcaaataatatacgAGATGGATTACCTAATGTTTTATGattactattttctttcattcaattaaatggaataAGGGGACTGATTATGTAAACAGTATGTACCTACCTACGTATCCTTGTTTCCATGTCTTCCTTTGTTGTGGAATAAAAGCCATCAGTTTATGTTTTATGTAACCCCATAATTACGTGATTCTGTTTTGTGACCACCTACATAAGTCGTCGTTAGATTTCTTTTTATGGGGTTACATAAAGCATAAAGCGATGGTTACTGCTCGATAACAAAAAAgggtataaaaatgaaagtgcGTATTGTCTGTATATCGGTTATCCATCAATGTTACCAAACGTATAAAATAATGCAGCtggaaaattaaaacaaaatttgaaaCATAGCAAAAATCTAGTTCAAATGATGTTAATAACAGAACCATTTTTTATTTCGGCAATGGAGCTGTTCTAAGGGTAAAAACACACCCTTAAGCCCTTGATTACAGTCTTCCCTATGTATATAGGTACTCGTACGAtcttatattaaatattttaattatgaacCCTTTGACGGCAGACCCTGGAGAGAgtcctaattttaatttaatttaatttaatttgattttgcatttcatactattttcattttctaaattgtacatttaaaatacttcctataaaaattattcttacagtatatgaaactctttcatTTAAAAGTGATACATTTAACTGTAGGTTATTATGCTTGTGTATACTTTGTAAGTTTGAATCTCGATTGAAGGGTTAAACAACAGTAACGAAGTAATTATCATCAagttaaatagtaattaaaataattataataataaataaacaattaattaattataataacttTTTGATAATTATTGTCGAACTTAAATCTTTTAGAAACTTTGAATCGTATAACTTCCTTTGTTAGTAAGTATGTAGGTGCTTACGGACACTATTTTGAAcgtttaagaaaataattctattgaataaatgaagtaaagtaatcttaaattatttatttataagtttaattcttttttagatttcaaaatttacataGTTCCATAAATTGTCTTCTATTAAGTATCATTTAACGGAATTAGtaagtacaaaataatttgctttgtaacatttaaaaaccttcaattatttcaaacaattatATCAACACACATTAAAAcatacttattgttagtttaaAGTTTTTTCCGTACAGTTTGTAAACTGTTCAGtttattgttgaaaatattttgcaagTTCAGTATTCCGTATATATAAACATCTACAGTCTACAGTCAGAGGCAAAAATAAGTGGACAttgttcaaaatagaatacttCAGTTAAAATTGAACTAAATACCTTAAGATTTTTtaagaagctataaaaattaattcactaaaatatgtatttttatcggtttaaaaaattacaatttgttgaaatcgtgaaaaaaaatagtgaatggTATTTTTCAACTTCTTTATGTGAGCctacaatgaaaatttaaaatgtctTTTCCCAGATAGCACCGTACATCCCAGGGACGTCCGTTTCATGTCCAGATTATGTCCGAACGTCCAACGTCCATTTTGAACATCCTTGGGATGTCCACAAAACATATATTTCGTATCTCCTAGGAACGTCCGTCTTGAAAGTCCTACGGACGTCCGTAAGTCGGACACTTCGTATGTCCTAGGAACGTCCGTCTTGAAAGTCCTACGGACGTCCGTGGGGCGGACATTTCGTATGTCCAGAGAATGTTACTTTAGGACGTTCAGGAAACATCCTGAGAATGTACGCACAGGACATCCCCTGGACGTTCCACTTTTTAACAAGCTGCTTCCTAGGATCTTTAAAGGACATAACCAGGACATATAGGGGACATATGGATGTTAACTGGACATTCTCCGTATGTCCGAAACGTCCAGCATGGACGTTCGATGGACATACATGGAATGTTTCTGTGCTATCTGGGTCGTAGATTCAAATAAGTTATGTgtttgctgaaaatttcatcaagaTCGGTCAACGcatttaaaagtaattaaaatttccgaaaattgcgacttttacaaaaaattataatttcttaaaatgataaaaatacatattttggtgaattaatttgtatagtttctcaaaaaacctcaaggTATTTAGTCCAATTTTAACCGAGGTACATATTCTATTGTTTTTGCCTCTGACTGTACATATTATGGAGTTTCTTGAGTgttaaagagaaaaataacaaatgaaAACGTTTCGATATTCCGCTGCTTCTGAACGTATCTTTATTCTTCTTcgtgaaaaattttatattcagGATAGTGTTATAGATCGTAGTTTCCTGAGATGTGCTCACTCAGAGAATCTTTTATTATGcactattattttattcctttacATTATGCAAACGGGTATGggtaaagaaatataaatacaaagtGTCAACGACAAAAATTTGGAAGAAATATtcgaaagaaatataaatgaagATATACAAAATATGAGATAAGTGAGACGAAACCATTTCAACAGAAACAAGGTAGAGATGTGcgagaatttgaaaatgaaatttggaTCAGGTCGAAAATTATTTTGGTCGACTCGGCATTCccaaaatttacaaaactgtAGCTAATTCACTTTAAGTCGACTAAAGCAATTCCCGATCCTATCCAAGTATCGGGTACCCGGCATTTCCGAAATCTCGTAGATCTGTATCTTCGAAAATCCGACCACACCCGACTCGAGCTGATAATTTCCGGTTCTCGCACACCtctaaaaaaagaagacaaaATTTAAGATTACATCGTACTTTcttcaatttatattttacataaattatattaaaaatgttaaacatTTTAAAGTCCTTTTTTGATGCAATTTCTTAGCTTGTAATACAAAATGTTTGAAATCTCTGTCCTTATAAtcaaaccttttttttttacacaaaATTCATGCATATGTAGTTAAAACAGAAAAATGCATTTGAAAGAACGAAGTgatcaataataaattcaaGAATAAATAGAAAGCTACAAATCAAATATGAATTAATCCTTTCACAATcgaaatacattttttacgGAATATTCTGTGCATTTTTGAAAACGTTTGATCACTACACTCCTATTGAACACTGAATCAAgaccaatttttatttttttctgaatttcttgtattaataattttccaaaaattttatattggaCATATCTATCCCTCTAGCCTCCAGGTGCAGAGGATGGGAACACGgattttaaagaaacaaacTTTGATAAcatatttcattgaaattggTGTATTATATAGTATGATATATTTTATTCCGAAATCGATGCAAAGTTTTTGGTCATATTTGCTacgtaaaaatttaaatatattgtgcATCTATGTTTAAGTTGTTTATACGTGTTAAATTAAAGTTGTATAAGGAAGAGGCGTTAATTTAGGAAAAACATCCAATAAAATGCATTTTAATACTCATAAAATTGTGGCTAGATGCAAAAAGTACATTCGCAATAAAATCAGACTTCCACggggaaaatggcgataaaCGTGAAGCAGGAATTTTCAAAaccttaattttgacgatattaatataaaaagttatctaggaacaaaataatataatttctcaTTATTACATACTGTGTAATTTAGTATTTTACATGAGACCTTCTCCGCTACATTGTCACTTTTCCCAGGAAGGAGGAGAATCAGGGACATCATCATTTTCTCTGGGGAAGCCTAATTTGATCATGAGTGTACTAATGTTGGTGTTGGGTCGAAACAGACCCAAATCTTCTTTAAATTTCGCGCGGCTAGTTTGGCCGTTGCAATGCCCTGAGACGGGTGCGcgtcaaagaaaaaattgacgTCGCTATGCGTCGCCCACACTGTGGGGAAGGGGTAGCTGGGTCTAAGTCGAGCGTACCGCTCGAGGGCCCTACACAGTTCTTCCTGTTTCGCAAAAGGACACAGTACACAGTGTAATTCTTCACATTTATACAGTGTTCATTGAATTGGAGAGTTTTACCGTTCAAAGACGTAGTTCTATCAGATTACAAAGGTACGTAATCACAAAAGCGGCATTTCACAGCCCAAACACATACACAAACCAACAGCGGTCGTGACGACGACCCGGTAGGGTTGGTTACTTCACGTAACCACCCTGATTATACATTACACATTGGCGCAATGCAAACTATACGCGGTCGTGACGACGACTCGGTAGGGTCGGTTGCTCCATGTAACCACCCTGATTACACAATAACAAAAACAAGCTGCCGTCTATCGGTCCAGCCCATGACGATTACATATCGtcatcaataataaaaaactgCCGTCTATCGGTCCAGCCCATGACGATTACATATCgtcatcaataataattagCTGCCGCACGTCGGTCCAGCCTATGGAGACTCCGCGTCTCCATACAACTTAATACGCGATCAAACACGATCCGATCTGATTGCGTGAAGAATAATCAGCCAAATCCAACTACACACATAAGACACACATCTCACATTGATACAAACAaattatcaataaatataCTATTTTATCGAGGTTTTTTTGG
It encodes:
- the LOC123987674 gene encoding uncharacterized protein LOC123987674: MHREEKRNEKRAEKMEKRERGKELLEGKEQKDQEEERLKDTEEQQDTTDIITEQEVMRQIKKLKKRKAAGEDGLENEVWIHGGRKVLTRITTLINKVWKGEGMPRRWKVGIISPIFKKGDRDDVKNYRGITLLNTAYKIYAMILENRLSAELEEKKIIPETQAGFRKERSTTDNIFILNYVVNREIKEKRGKLYAFFADLTAAFDKVNGKTEQGYGGKRNK